In the Aneurinibacillus soli genome, one interval contains:
- a CDS encoding NfeD family protein yields MITLYMGCLVAGVLFAVVMLLFGDWLDGIVDSLHVIQPTSLIVGLTVFGGAGVMLLRYTEMGSEAVCMASILLAIFSAFFMYFLYVRPMQNAENSTGFSIQDLAGRVGDVLTPIPAGGYGEVLVRFGAGNVAHTAAGLNGEAIEEGARVLVIEARDGTLYVIHYDEI; encoded by the coding sequence ATGATCACGCTGTACATGGGATGTCTGGTAGCAGGGGTTCTATTTGCGGTTGTCATGCTTTTGTTTGGGGACTGGCTAGATGGAATCGTGGACAGTCTTCATGTTATACAGCCAACTTCGTTGATAGTCGGACTGACTGTATTTGGTGGGGCCGGTGTGATGCTACTTCGCTACACGGAAATGGGGAGCGAGGCCGTATGTATGGCTTCCATCCTGCTTGCTATTTTTTCAGCTTTTTTCATGTACTTTCTTTATGTACGACCGATGCAGAACGCGGAGAATTCAACCGGATTCTCGATCCAGGACCTGGCGGGACGGGTGGGAGATGTCCTCACGCCGATTCCGGCTGGTGGGTATGGTGAAGTTCTGGTGCGGTTCGGCGCGGGAAATGTTGCACATACGGCAGCTGGATTGAATGGGGAAGCCATTGAGGAAGGCGCACGTGTGTTAGTAATCGAAGCAAGAGACGGTACGTTGTATGTAATCCACTATGATGAGATATGA